A section of the Oryza sativa Japonica Group chromosome 1, ASM3414082v1 genome encodes:
- the LOC4325038 gene encoding transcription factor bHLH128 yields MNRMTAPHGGMPPPPMPAAGGLARYGSAPGSLLASIADSVIRGRGVGVVDQLHHHQHQHQLPPPPPPQQQQMVGRYFSAESSGLTSCESSCRTTTTTSTAAAADVGRHPLERAYGGSGEIHVDASSAAVPLFRHSSSPAGLLSRLMADPHGNGMAATRGMGGYSGGGGDAGAMAHRRLSSQWSFSRQDLPQISEMGGLIPDIGESIVTGGGGNSSSDGAGHGAQSSSFLSSRNFSMSSWDDTNSIMFSPPSSSKKARVAAAAAGDHGDDMVSSFSNIDSQFGLSKQSSLEMAGMDDFLQLQPDSVACRARAKRGCATHPRSIAERERRTRISKRLKKLQDLVPNMDKQTNTSDMLDIAVTYIKELQGQVEKLKHDQANCTCSGKHDC; encoded by the exons atGAACAGGATGACGGCGCCGCACGGggggatgccgccgccgccgatgccggcggcgggggggcTGGCGAGGTACGGCTCGGCGCCGGGGTCGCTGCTGGCGTCGATCGCCGACTCGGTGATCCGGGGCCGCGGGGTTGGGGTTGTCGATCAGCTGCATCAtcatcagcatcagcatcagcttccgccgccgccgccgccgcagcagcagcagatggtGGGGAGGTACTTCTCCGCGGAGTCGTCGGGGCTCACCTCCTGCGAGTCCAGctgccggacgacgacgacgacgtccacagcggcggcggccgatgtCGGGCGGCACCCGCTCGAGCGCGCGTACGGCGGCTCCGGCGAGATCCACGTcgacgcctcctccgccgccgtcccgctCTTCCGCCACAGCAGCtcccccgccggcctcctctcccgcctcatGGCTGACCCGCACG GCAATGGCATGGCCGCGACGAGAGGGATGGGCGGctactccggcggcggcggcgacgccggcgcgaTGGCGCACAGGAGGCTGAGCTCGCAGTGGAGCTTCTCGCGGCAGGACCTGCCGCAGATATCGGAGATGGGCGGCCTCATCCCCGACATCGGGGAGAGcatcgtcaccggcggcggcggcaacagctCCAGCGATGGCGCCGGCCACGGCGCgcagtcctcctccttcctctcctccaggAACTTCTCCATGAGCTCCTGGGACGACACCAACTCCATCATGTTCTCGCCCCCGAGCAGCAGCAAGAaggcccgcgtcgccgccgccgccgccggcgaccacggcgACGACATGGTCTCCAGCTTCAGCAACATCGACTCCCAG TTTGGCTTGTCGAAGCAGTCGTCGCTGGAGATGGCCGGCATGGATGACTTCTTGCAGCTCCAGCCAGACTCCGTCGCCTGCAGGGCCCGGGCAAAGCGCGGCTGCGCGACGCACCCGCGGAGCATCGCTGAGAGG GAGAGGAGAACGAGGATTAGCAAGAGGCTGAAGAAGCTGCAGGATCTCGTGCCGAACATGGACAAG CAAACGAATACATCAGACATGTTGGATATTGCTGTAACCTACATCAAGGAGCTTCAGGGCCAAGTTGAG AAGCTAAAACATGACCAAGCAAACTGCACTTGCTCAGGCAAGCACGATTGCTGA
- the LOC4325039 gene encoding uncharacterized protein isoform X1 encodes MLTFGIMRSHVLRLKKIGTLSGGLSFFFSFLTKKNQPCAADTEGPGARFKSGRPTAHGPRLSLPHSRHLFVAGNRASETATPPPTQRQRHCGRQERTRKEKEKKRGRKKKRGGNPNRDRSGVRGESNSIPILSLPTPPPRPICSSLPPISSSRAPTSLVPSLPHSNPPSSPATTGGGGGKRRIAARRMSDRELRPLRSIRITGDGRCLFRSVAYGACLRRGKQSPSDSIQKELADELRSKVADEFVRRRGDTEWFLEGDFESYVRQIRKPHVWGGEPELLMCSHVLRMPITVYMYTKGSDSPRIIAEYGQEYGKDNPICVLYDGYGHYDALQPSLERNTDNRRLRYLRLFSRTVSRSSAT; translated from the exons ATGCTCACATTTGGAATTATGAGGTCGCATGtgcttagattaaaaaaaatcggaaCGCTTTCTGGAgggctttcttttttcttttcctttttaacaaaaaaaaatcagccatGCGCCGCTGACACGGAGGGCCCAGGAGCAAGATTCAAAAGTGGACGTCCCACGGCCCACGGCCCACGGCTCTCCCTCCCTCACTCCCGCCATTTATTTGTGGCGGGAAATCGAGCATCCGAGACGGCAACGCCTCCACCCACTCAGCGGCAGCGCCACTGTGGCAGGCAAGAGagaactagaaaagaaaaagaaaagaaaagaggaagaaaaaaaaaaagaggcggCAATCCGAACAGGGACAGAAGCGGAGTGCGTGGGGAATCCAATTCCATCCcaatcctctctctccccaccccCCCTCCACGCCCAATTTGTTCTTCCCTcccccccatctcctcctctcgtGCGCCCACGAGCCTGGTCCCCTCTCTGCCTCATTCCAATCCCCCTTCGTCTCCGGCGAcgacaggaggaggaggaggaaagaggAGGATCGCGGCGCGGCGGATGTCGGATCGGGAGCTCCGCCCGCTGCGATCGATCC GAATTACAGGCGATGGGAGATGCCTCTTTAGGTCTGTTGCGTACGGTGCCTGCTTAAGGAGAGGAAAGCAGTCGCCAAGCGATAGCATCCAGAAGGAGCTTGCCGATGAGCTTCGATCGAAA GTAGCAGATGAGTTTGTCAGGAGAAGAGGGGACACTGAATG GTTTCTTGAAGGAGATTTCGAGAGCTATGTGAGACAGATAAGAAAGCCTCATGTTTGGGGAGGAGAACCTGAACTGCTCATGTGCTCCCATGTTCTTAG GATGCCTATCACTGTTTACATGTATACCAAGGGCTCTGATAGCCCCAGGATCATCGCCGAATACGGTCAGGAGTATGGCAAGGACAATCCAATCTGCGTGCTCTACGATGGTTACGGACACTACGATGCGCTGCAGCCATCTCTT GAGAGGAATACAGATAACCGAAGATTACGCTACCTAAGATTGTTCTCAAGGACAGTATCAAGATCCTCTGCTACATGA
- the LOC4325039 gene encoding uncharacterized protein isoform X2 — translation MLTFGIMRSHVLRLKKIGTLSGGLSFFFSFLTKKNQPCAADTEGPGARFKSGRPTAHGPRLSLPHSRHLFVAGNRASETATPPPTQRQRHCGRQERTRKEKEKKRGRKKKRGGNPNRDRSGVRGESNSIPILSLPTPPPRPICSSLPPISSSRAPTSLVPSLPHSNPPSSPATTGGGGGKRRIAARRMSDRELRPLRSIRITGDGRCLFRSVAYGACLRRGKQSPSDSIQKELADELRSKVADEFVRRRGDTEWFLEGDFESYVRQIRKPHVWGGEPELLMCSHVLRMPITVYMYTKGSDSPRIIAEYGQEYGKDNPICVLYDGYGHYDALQPSLVRTQSRLRGIQITEDYAT, via the exons ATGCTCACATTTGGAATTATGAGGTCGCATGtgcttagattaaaaaaaatcggaaCGCTTTCTGGAgggctttcttttttcttttcctttttaacaaaaaaaaatcagccatGCGCCGCTGACACGGAGGGCCCAGGAGCAAGATTCAAAAGTGGACGTCCCACGGCCCACGGCCCACGGCTCTCCCTCCCTCACTCCCGCCATTTATTTGTGGCGGGAAATCGAGCATCCGAGACGGCAACGCCTCCACCCACTCAGCGGCAGCGCCACTGTGGCAGGCAAGAGagaactagaaaagaaaaagaaaagaaaagaggaagaaaaaaaaaaagaggcggCAATCCGAACAGGGACAGAAGCGGAGTGCGTGGGGAATCCAATTCCATCCcaatcctctctctccccaccccCCCTCCACGCCCAATTTGTTCTTCCCTcccccccatctcctcctctcgtGCGCCCACGAGCCTGGTCCCCTCTCTGCCTCATTCCAATCCCCCTTCGTCTCCGGCGAcgacaggaggaggaggaggaaagaggAGGATCGCGGCGCGGCGGATGTCGGATCGGGAGCTCCGCCCGCTGCGATCGATCC GAATTACAGGCGATGGGAGATGCCTCTTTAGGTCTGTTGCGTACGGTGCCTGCTTAAGGAGAGGAAAGCAGTCGCCAAGCGATAGCATCCAGAAGGAGCTTGCCGATGAGCTTCGATCGAAA GTAGCAGATGAGTTTGTCAGGAGAAGAGGGGACACTGAATG GTTTCTTGAAGGAGATTTCGAGAGCTATGTGAGACAGATAAGAAAGCCTCATGTTTGGGGAGGAGAACCTGAACTGCTCATGTGCTCCCATGTTCTTAG GATGCCTATCACTGTTTACATGTATACCAAGGGCTCTGATAGCCCCAGGATCATCGCCGAATACGGTCAGGAGTATGGCAAGGACAATCCAATCTGCGTGCTCTACGATGGTTACGGACACTACGATGCGCTGCAGCCATCTCTTGTAAGAACACAATCAAGGCT GAGAGGAATACAGATAACCGAAGATTACGCTACCTAA
- the LOC4325039 gene encoding uncharacterized protein isoform X3 translates to MLTFGIMRSHVLRLKKIGTLSGGLSFFFSFLTKKNQPCAADTEGPGARFKSGRPTAHGPRLSLPHSRHLFVAGNRASETATPPPTQRQRHCGRQERTRKEKEKKRGRKKKRGGNPNRDRSGVRGESNSIPILSLPTPPPRPICSSLPPISSSRAPTSLVPSLPHSNPPSSPATTGGGGGKRRIAARRMSDRELRPLRSIRITGDGRCLFRSVAYGACLRRGKQSPSDSIQKELADELRSKVADEFVRRRGDTEWFLEGDFESYVRQIRKPHVWGGEPELLMCSHVLRMPITVYMYTKGSDSPRIIAEYGQEYGKDNPICVLYDGYGHYDALQPSLSSF, encoded by the exons ATGCTCACATTTGGAATTATGAGGTCGCATGtgcttagattaaaaaaaatcggaaCGCTTTCTGGAgggctttcttttttcttttcctttttaacaaaaaaaaatcagccatGCGCCGCTGACACGGAGGGCCCAGGAGCAAGATTCAAAAGTGGACGTCCCACGGCCCACGGCCCACGGCTCTCCCTCCCTCACTCCCGCCATTTATTTGTGGCGGGAAATCGAGCATCCGAGACGGCAACGCCTCCACCCACTCAGCGGCAGCGCCACTGTGGCAGGCAAGAGagaactagaaaagaaaaagaaaagaaaagaggaagaaaaaaaaaaagaggcggCAATCCGAACAGGGACAGAAGCGGAGTGCGTGGGGAATCCAATTCCATCCcaatcctctctctccccaccccCCCTCCACGCCCAATTTGTTCTTCCCTcccccccatctcctcctctcgtGCGCCCACGAGCCTGGTCCCCTCTCTGCCTCATTCCAATCCCCCTTCGTCTCCGGCGAcgacaggaggaggaggaggaaagaggAGGATCGCGGCGCGGCGGATGTCGGATCGGGAGCTCCGCCCGCTGCGATCGATCC GAATTACAGGCGATGGGAGATGCCTCTTTAGGTCTGTTGCGTACGGTGCCTGCTTAAGGAGAGGAAAGCAGTCGCCAAGCGATAGCATCCAGAAGGAGCTTGCCGATGAGCTTCGATCGAAA GTAGCAGATGAGTTTGTCAGGAGAAGAGGGGACACTGAATG GTTTCTTGAAGGAGATTTCGAGAGCTATGTGAGACAGATAAGAAAGCCTCATGTTTGGGGAGGAGAACCTGAACTGCTCATGTGCTCCCATGTTCTTAG GATGCCTATCACTGTTTACATGTATACCAAGGGCTCTGATAGCCCCAGGATCATCGCCGAATACGGTCAGGAGTATGGCAAGGACAATCCAATCTGCGTGCTCTACGATGGTTACGGACACTACGATGCGCTGCAGCCATCTCTT TCTTCTTTTTGA
- the LOC4325040 gene encoding U-box domain-containing protein 45 gives MDAMEAEEGPFLANDAKLHAGMYRAFHPAVSKLVAIFPFIEASRPRSKSGIQALCSLHVALDKAKGLLQHCADCSRLYLAITAETVLLKFEKARTQLQESLRRVEGIVTEEIGCKIVEIIAELEEVVFTLDQSEKEAGDEVINLLQRNRKMNSSSDSGELEVFHMAALKLGITSSRAALTERRALKKLIEKARSDEDKRKEYVVSYLYNLMRKYSKFFRSEAGDDTDSQGSSPCSPTILGMEDMYGPYGNGRAFSRQLSSIQSFNSRFGSFNSRLGSFNCRRSGPRSENMSIPPEELRCPISLQLMYDPVIISSGQTYERVCIEKWFNDGHSTCPKTQQQLSHLSLTPNYCVKALIASWCEQNDFPVPDGPPGSFDVNWRLALSDSEATGCVSLESFDSINVKSVKVVPLDNVRKEEPANNESGTLDDSSCYDFDMNEGYRNLLLMLHEKTNLHIQCRLVEQIRYLLKDDEEARIQMGSNGFAEALVQFLRNAVQDGNEKAQEIGAMALFNLAVNNNRNKGLLLSAGVIDQLEQMISNPRLSAPATALYLNLSCLPEAKNIIGSSQAVSFLVDRLFSHEARDTKGSSCKHDALYTLYNLSNHQASVPSLLSAGIVEALHSLLSESLASEGLGWTEKALAVLISLAATQAGRKDIMSTPGLISTLAMLLDTGEPTEQEQSVSCLLVMCSADDKCIAPVLQEGVVPSLVSISATGTGKGKEKSQKLLKLFREQRQRDGAQPVPQQAQQQQQQQQQQQQAGETGNGTMVCRRDSKQLCKSKSRKLGRTLSSLWKNRSFSLYQC, from the exons ATGGATGCAATGGAGGCCGAGGAAGGTCCTTTTCTGGCTAATGATGCTAAG TTGCATGCCGGAATGTACAGAGCATTTCATCCTGCGGTCTCAAAACTTGTAGCGATTTTCCCTTTCATTGAAGCATCAAGACCCAGAAGCAAATCTGGCATACAGGCGCTATGCTCTCTACATGTAGCTCTAGATAAAGCCAAAGGTCTTCTTCAACATTGTGCAGATTGCAGCAGGCTCTACTTG GCCATAACTGCAGAAACTGTGCTTTTGAAATTTGAGAAAGCAAGAACCCAACTTCAGGAGAGTCTTAGACGCGTGGAGGGCATAGTAACAGAAGAAATTGGTTGTAAG ATTGTAGAGATTATTGCTGAGTTGGAAGAAGTGGTATTTACATTGGATCAATCAGAGAAGGAAGCTGGTGACGAGGTGATCAATTTGCTCCAGAGAAACAGGAAAATGAATAGTTCCAGTGATAGTGGGGAGCTTGAGGTTTTTCATATGGCTGCACTAAAGCTGGGAATTACGTCTTCCAGGGCAGCACTCACTGAGAGAAGGGCCCTGAAGAAGCTAATTGAGAAGGCTCGTTCTGATGAAGATAAGCGGAAAGAGTATGTTGTGTCATACCTGTACAATCTAATGAGGAAATACTCAAAATTTTTCAGAAGTGAGGCTGGTGATGATACTGATTCTCAAGGATCGTCTCCATGCTCGCCGACAATATTAGGCATGGAGGACATGTATGGACCCTATGGTAATGGCCGAGCATTCAGCAGACAACTTTCGAGTATTCAATCATTCAATTCAAGGTTTGGATCTTTCAACTCTAGGCTTGGGTCATTCAATTGTAGGCGTAGTGGTCCAAGGTCCGAAAACATGTCGATCCCTCCTGAGGAGCTCCGGTGCCCTATTTCCCTACAACTGATGTACGACCCAGTTATCATTTCATCAGGGCAAACTTATGAGCGTGTTTGCATTGAGAAATGGTTTAATGATGGTCACAGCACCTGTCCAAAGACTCAGCAGCAATTATCTCACCTGTCTTTGACTCCAAATTACTGTGTTAAGGCCCTAATTGCCAGCTGGTGTGAGCAGAATGATTTTCCTGTTCCTGATGGTCCACCAGGATCCTTCGATGTAAATTGGAGACTTGCTTTATCTGACTCCGAAGCGACTGGCTGCGTGTCTCTTGAAAGTTTTGACTCTATCAACGTGAAGAGTGTCAAGGTAGTTCCATTGGACAACGTGAGAAAAGAAGAGCCAGCAAACAACGAATCGGGAACATTGGACGACAGCTCTTGTTATGATTTCGATATGAATGAGGGGTACCGAAACTTACTGCTAATGCTTCATGAAAAAACCAACTTACACATCCAGTGCAGGTTGGTTGAGCAGATAAGATATCTTCTGAAAGATGATGAGGAAGCTAGAATCCAGATGGGCTCAAATGGGTTTGCTGAGGCACTAGTTCAGTTCTTGAGGAACGCTGTGCAAGATGGAAATGAGAAGGCACAGGAAATTGGTGCCATGGCTCTTTTTAACCTTGCTGTCAACAATAACAG GAACAAGGGACTTTTATTGTCTGCTGGAGTAATCGATCAACTTGAGCAGATGATATCAAATCCACGCCTATCTGCTCCAGCCACGGCACTATACCTTAACCTTTCCTGCCTACCTGAGGCAAAGAACATCATTGGTTCGAGCCAGGCTGTGTCATTCCTAGTAGACCGTCTGTTCAGTCATGAGGCCCGCGACACAAAAGGCAGCTCTTGCAAGCATGATGCCCTATACACACTATACAATCTCTCCAACCACCAGGCCAGCGTACCGTCGCTTTTGTCTGCGGGCATTGTGGAAGCTCTTCACTCTCTCCTTTCGGAGTCCCTGGCGTCTGAGGGCCTGGGTTGGACAGAGAAGGCCCTTGCAGTGCTCATCAGCCTTGCGGCAACCCAAGCTGGCAGAAAAGATATCATGTCCACCCCAGGTCTGATCAGCACCTTGGCGATGCTGCTGGACACCGGCGAGCCAACAGAGCAGGAGCAGTCGGTGTCCTGCCTTTTGGTGATGTGCTCAGCCGATGACAAGTGCATCGCACCGGTGCTGCAGGAAGGAGTGGTGCCTTCCTTGGTTTCCATCTCGGCAACCGGCACAGGCAAGGGGAAGGAGAAGTCCCAGAAGCTGCTCAAGCTGTTCCGGGAGCAAAGGCAGCGAGATGGGGCACAGCCTGTGCCGCAGCAagctcagcagcagcagcagcagcagcagcagcagcagcaggcgggAGAGACCGGTAACGGCACCATGGTGTGCCGCCGCGACTCAAAACAGCTGTGCAAGTCTAAATCGAGGAAGCTAGGAAGGACTCTGAGCTCACTGTGGAAGAACAGGAGCTTCTCCCTGTACCAATGCTAG